A stretch of Carnobacterium iners DNA encodes these proteins:
- the ylqF gene encoding ribosome biogenesis GTPase YlqF: protein MPTIQWFPGHMAKARRQVTEKLTLVDVVFELVDARIPLSSRNPILDELIGEKPRIVILNKSDLADAVLVQKWVAYFNDQGISAVPIVAQEGIGMKKVMSEAKRLLKPKFDRMAAQGRKPRPIRAMSIGIPNVGKSTLINRFIKKNVAQTGNRPGVTKAQQWLKLNKELDLLDTPGILWPKFEDPEVGKKLALTGAIKDTILQLDDIALYGLEIMKEKYPTNLAARYRLTETEMTLAPADLLMLITERRGFIDDYSRAAEMIIYEIRSGKVGRYTLDEVPKNLANETSKK, encoded by the coding sequence ATGCCAACAATTCAATGGTTTCCAGGACATATGGCTAAGGCCAGAAGACAAGTTACAGAGAAACTTACACTAGTAGATGTTGTATTTGAACTAGTGGATGCAAGAATTCCATTATCCAGTCGCAATCCAATCTTGGATGAGTTAATTGGAGAGAAACCGCGAATTGTTATTTTAAACAAAAGTGATTTAGCCGATGCTGTTTTGGTTCAAAAATGGGTTGCTTATTTTAATGATCAAGGTATTTCAGCCGTTCCTATTGTGGCGCAAGAGGGTATCGGGATGAAAAAAGTTATGAGTGAAGCAAAGAGGTTATTGAAACCTAAATTTGATCGAATGGCAGCTCAAGGACGCAAACCTCGTCCAATAAGAGCGATGAGTATTGGTATTCCTAACGTAGGTAAATCAACTCTTATCAATCGATTTATCAAAAAAAATGTTGCTCAAACGGGCAATCGGCCTGGCGTAACGAAAGCCCAACAATGGCTTAAATTAAATAAAGAACTCGATTTATTAGATACACCAGGAATTCTATGGCCAAAATTTGAAGATCCAGAAGTAGGCAAGAAACTAGCTTTAACGGGTGCAATCAAAGATACTATTTTACAATTAGATGATATTGCACTATATGGTTTAGAGATTATGAAAGAAAAATATCCAACAAATCTTGCTGCCCGTTATCGCTTAACTGAGACAGAAATGACTCTAGCACCTGCCGATTTATTAATGCTCATCACAGAAAGAAGAGGGTTTATCGATGACTATAGCCGAGCAGCTGAAATGATTATTTATGAAATACGCAGTGGTAAAGTTGGTCGTTACACACTAGATGAGGTCCCTAAAAATTTAGCTAATGAAACGAGTAAAAAATAA
- a CDS encoding ribonuclease HII, translated as MEKPLSIAAIKAILNEINQPLDERISIFRLDQRKGVSVALKSWGKRLEKQREKERKLKVMLENEELIWANGLSWIAGIDEVGRGPLAGPVVAAAVILPKDFQILGINDSKQLSSEKREQLFIEIQKHALGIGIGVKDQDIIDDVNIYQATKLAMLEAIQHLPQVPEYLLIDAMRLPTPIPQESLIKGDSKSLSIAAASIVAKVTRDRMMVEYDRLYPGYGFAQNSGYGTKLHLAGLEKIGVCPIHRHSFAPVRQTLNNSF; from the coding sequence ATGGAGAAACCCTTGTCCATTGCTGCAATTAAAGCGATACTTAACGAAATTAATCAACCACTAGATGAGCGCATCTCCATTTTTCGATTAGATCAACGAAAAGGTGTTAGCGTAGCTTTAAAATCATGGGGAAAGCGATTAGAAAAGCAGCGCGAAAAAGAAAGAAAACTAAAAGTTATGCTAGAAAACGAAGAACTTATTTGGGCGAACGGATTATCCTGGATTGCTGGAATCGATGAAGTTGGTCGTGGACCACTAGCTGGTCCTGTAGTAGCAGCTGCTGTTATTTTACCAAAAGATTTTCAAATTTTAGGAATCAATGATTCAAAACAATTATCTAGTGAAAAAAGAGAACAGCTTTTCATTGAGATACAAAAACACGCTTTAGGGATAGGGATAGGAGTAAAAGATCAAGACATCATTGATGATGTGAATATTTATCAAGCAACTAAGTTAGCAATGTTGGAGGCTATTCAACATCTGCCACAGGTACCTGAGTATTTATTAATTGATGCAATGAGACTTCCAACACCTATTCCGCAAGAAAGTTTAATCAAAGGCGATAGTAAAAGCTTATCCATTGCTGCAGCTAGTATTGTTGCAAAAGTAACTCGTGATCGCATGATGGTTGAATATGACCGTTTATACCCAGGCTACGGGTTTGCTCAAAATTCTGGCTATGGGACTAAGCTTCATTTAGCCGGTTTAGAAAAAATAGGCGTTTGTCCAATACACCGTCATTCTTTTGCACCTGTTAGACAAACATTAAACAACTCATTTTAA
- the dprA gene encoding DNA-processing protein DprA has translation MEKQLIEQRIFHLAHCRGIGPISQVRMVAALVDNYKLTVYQLAQLANLPSKNKEAFLKSYALIELESLKKKYASQDIQWITILDNYYPEYLKQIYNPPALLFYRGNVRLLRDNSLAIVGSRKNTPYGSMVLDRLLPELIKKELVTVSGLAKGIDCAVHEKTILLGGKTIAVIGTGLDYSYPYEHKKLQKEIGDHHLVISEYPIGIKPLPYHFPMRNRIIAGVSLGTLVVEAQSQSGSLITANFALQEGREVFAVPGPITSLYSEGTNQLITQGAKCVLAASHILEEFIFDTE, from the coding sequence ATGGAAAAACAACTTATAGAACAGCGTATATTTCATTTAGCACACTGTCGAGGAATAGGCCCTATTAGTCAGGTTAGAATGGTTGCAGCACTAGTAGATAACTACAAATTAACAGTCTACCAACTAGCTCAATTAGCTAATCTACCGAGTAAAAATAAAGAGGCATTTTTAAAAAGTTATGCTCTTATAGAACTAGAAAGTTTAAAGAAAAAATACGCTAGCCAAGATATTCAATGGATCACTATTTTAGATAATTATTATCCAGAGTATTTAAAACAAATTTATAACCCACCAGCACTTTTATTTTATCGAGGGAATGTACGTTTATTAAGAGATAATTCATTAGCTATCGTAGGCTCAAGGAAAAATACCCCCTATGGTTCTATGGTTTTAGACCGTTTATTGCCTGAGTTAATTAAAAAAGAGCTTGTAACTGTGAGTGGTTTAGCAAAAGGAATTGACTGTGCAGTTCATGAAAAGACTATCTTATTGGGTGGGAAAACAATTGCGGTAATTGGAACAGGATTAGACTATTCTTATCCTTATGAACATAAGAAATTGCAAAAAGAAATTGGTGATCATCATCTTGTTATCTCGGAATACCCAATAGGTATAAAACCATTGCCTTATCATTTTCCAATGCGAAATAGGATTATTGCTGGAGTGTCTTTAGGCACCTTGGTTGTAGAAGCACAAAGCCAGAGTGGTAGTTTAATTACAGCTAATTTTGCTTTGCAAGAAGGACGAGAAGTCTTTGCCGTTCCGGGACCCATTACAAGCCTTTATTCAGAAGGAACCAACCAATTAATTACGCAAGGAGCAAAATGTGTTTTAGCGGCTTCCCACATTTTAGAAGAATTTATTTTTGATACAGAATAA
- the topA gene encoding type I DNA topoisomerase, giving the protein MAYKYLVIVESPAKAKTIEKYLGKNYKVVASLGHIRDLPKSRMAIDVENNYQPEYISIRGKGPLIKELKKFAKKAEKVYLAADPDREGEAIAWHLSHLLGLDINDKNRVAFNEITKEAVKGAFKEPRSIDMQLVDSQQARRILDRLVGYTISPILWKKVKKGLSAGRVQSITLKLICEREQQITEFEPEEYWSIEANFKKGAKKFKAHFYGLNGKKMDLKDAADVKKVIQAIKSEEYDVTKVTKKERKRNPALPFKTSSMQQEAARKLNFRTQKTMMIAQQLYEGISLGRGGAVGLITYMRTDSTRIADSAKNEVVEYITKEFGSEFSASKPRLEKKVASSQDAHEAIRPSSTMRTPKDIEKYLTKDQYKLYNLIWSRLVASQMTPAIFDTVKVDITQDTVLFRANGSTLKFPGYQKVYVEGTDDGKEEKVNSLPELEKGDTVIAVDVEPNQHFTQPPARYSEATLIKTLEENGVGRPSTYAPTLNTILKRYYVKIQSKRFEPTELGLIVNNLVVENFPQIVDIHFTAEMEEDLDAVEDGKEEWTNVIDRFYKPFIKEVENAEENIEKIQIKDEPAGFDCELCGHPMVIKLGRYGKFYACSNFPECRNTKAIVKEIGVLCPLCQEGQVIERKSKKNRLFYGCDRYPTCEFVSWDKPIGRNCPKCEHYLTEKKTKGKTQVICSHCDYKEETQQ; this is encoded by the coding sequence TTGGCCTATAAATACCTGGTAATTGTTGAATCACCAGCTAAAGCAAAAACAATTGAAAAATATTTAGGTAAGAATTATAAAGTCGTTGCTAGTTTAGGTCATATACGTGATTTACCAAAAAGTCGTATGGCTATAGATGTAGAAAATAATTATCAACCCGAATACATTTCAATTCGAGGGAAAGGTCCACTGATTAAAGAGTTAAAAAAATTCGCAAAAAAAGCTGAAAAAGTTTACCTCGCGGCTGACCCGGATAGAGAAGGGGAAGCAATAGCGTGGCACCTTAGCCATTTATTAGGACTAGATATCAACGATAAAAATAGAGTTGCGTTTAATGAGATTACTAAAGAAGCGGTTAAAGGAGCGTTTAAAGAACCTCGTTCAATCGATATGCAACTAGTGGATTCCCAACAAGCCCGTCGAATACTTGACCGTCTTGTAGGTTACACAATCAGCCCTATTCTTTGGAAAAAAGTTAAAAAAGGCTTGAGTGCTGGACGTGTACAATCTATTACACTTAAATTAATCTGCGAAAGAGAACAGCAAATAACTGAATTTGAGCCTGAAGAGTATTGGAGCATCGAAGCAAACTTTAAAAAAGGGGCTAAAAAGTTCAAAGCTCATTTCTATGGTCTAAATGGTAAGAAAATGGATCTTAAGGATGCTGCAGACGTAAAAAAAGTTATCCAAGCCATTAAAAGTGAAGAATATGACGTAACAAAAGTGACGAAAAAAGAACGTAAACGTAATCCAGCTTTGCCATTCAAAACAAGTAGTATGCAACAAGAAGCAGCTAGAAAATTAAATTTTAGAACACAAAAAACGATGATGATTGCTCAACAACTCTATGAAGGCATTTCTTTAGGCCGTGGTGGAGCTGTTGGTTTAATTACTTACATGAGAACTGACTCTACGCGGATAGCCGATTCTGCTAAAAATGAAGTTGTAGAATATATTACAAAAGAATTTGGCTCAGAATTCTCTGCTTCAAAACCACGTCTAGAAAAGAAAGTAGCTAGTTCCCAAGATGCTCATGAAGCAATTCGACCATCAAGTACAATGCGAACACCAAAAGATATTGAAAAATACCTAACAAAAGACCAATATAAGTTATACAATCTTATCTGGTCAAGATTAGTTGCGAGTCAGATGACGCCAGCAATTTTTGATACGGTAAAAGTTGATATTACTCAAGATACTGTTTTGTTTAGAGCGAACGGTTCAACCTTAAAATTCCCTGGATACCAAAAAGTATATGTTGAAGGAACAGATGATGGCAAAGAAGAAAAAGTGAATAGTTTACCTGAACTTGAAAAAGGCGATACAGTGATAGCTGTTGATGTTGAACCAAATCAACACTTCACTCAGCCTCCTGCTCGCTATTCTGAGGCAACGCTCATTAAGACACTAGAAGAAAACGGCGTTGGGCGTCCTTCAACGTATGCTCCTACACTTAATACGATTCTTAAGAGGTATTATGTTAAGATTCAAAGCAAACGCTTTGAGCCAACCGAATTGGGCTTAATTGTGAATAACTTAGTAGTAGAAAACTTCCCGCAAATTGTTGATATTCACTTTACAGCCGAAATGGAAGAAGATCTAGATGCCGTTGAAGACGGAAAAGAAGAATGGACTAACGTTATTGACCGTTTTTATAAACCCTTTATTAAAGAAGTAGAAAATGCTGAAGAAAATATAGAGAAAATTCAAATAAAAGATGAGCCTGCCGGCTTTGACTGCGAGTTATGCGGTCATCCAATGGTGATTAAATTAGGACGATACGGAAAATTTTATGCCTGTAGTAATTTTCCAGAATGCCGAAATACAAAAGCGATTGTCAAAGAGATTGGCGTTCTTTGTCCATTGTGTCAAGAAGGACAAGTTATTGAGCGGAAATCTAAGAAAAACCGCTTATTTTATGGATGCGATCGTTACCCAACTTGTGAGTTCGTTTCATGGGATAAACCCATTGGCAGAAATTGCCCTAAGTGTGAACATTATCTAACGGAAAAGAAAACAAAAGGTAAAACACAAGTCATTTGTAGTCACTGTGACTATAAAGAAGAAACACAACAATAA
- the xerC gene encoding tyrosine recombinase XerC, protein MTNLELKKIFLLYLITERHYSELTKKAYEEDINEFTDFLEATGKADYESVGLQDVRIFLGELSERQLSRNTISRKISSLRAFYQFLLKNQLISENPFSYIHLKKKNLRLPRFFYEKEIAVLFEAVKGKEPLDFRNEALLEVLYGTGIRLSECKNIVMNDIDFDLGILLIRGKGNKERYVPFGHYAAAAIQEYLEKGRDILMVKYEKQHNYLFVNQYGTPISSSGIEYVLNQIIKKSSLTSKIHPHMLRHTFATHLLNNGADMRTVQELLGHASLSSTQIYAHVTKEHLQKNYRKFHPRA, encoded by the coding sequence TTGACAAACCTTGAATTAAAAAAAATATTTCTGCTGTACTTAATTACTGAACGACATTATTCTGAACTTACTAAAAAAGCTTACGAGGAAGACATCAATGAATTTACAGATTTCTTAGAGGCCACTGGTAAAGCAGATTATGAATCCGTTGGCTTACAAGATGTTCGTATTTTTTTAGGTGAACTAAGCGAGCGTCAATTGAGTCGAAATACGATTTCTAGAAAAATATCGAGCCTTAGAGCTTTTTATCAATTTCTTTTAAAAAATCAGCTGATATCAGAGAATCCCTTTTCTTATATTCATCTAAAAAAGAAAAATCTTCGTTTGCCTCGTTTTTTCTACGAAAAAGAAATAGCGGTGCTATTTGAAGCAGTTAAGGGCAAAGAACCACTTGATTTTAGAAACGAAGCTCTTTTAGAAGTATTGTATGGAACTGGAATCAGACTTAGCGAATGCAAGAATATCGTTATGAATGATATTGATTTTGATTTGGGAATTCTACTCATTCGCGGCAAAGGAAACAAAGAGCGCTACGTTCCATTTGGCCATTATGCCGCAGCAGCGATACAAGAATATCTTGAAAAAGGGCGAGATATCCTAATGGTAAAATATGAAAAACAGCACAATTACTTATTTGTTAATCAATATGGGACACCTATATCTTCATCGGGTATTGAATACGTCTTAAATCAAATCATCAAAAAAAGCAGTCTAACCTCTAAAATCCATCCCCATATGTTGCGCCATACCTTTGCAACCCATTTATTAAATAATGGAGCGGATATGAGAACGGTTCAAGAATTATTAGGACACGCTAGTTTATCTTCAACACAAATTTATGCCCATGTTACGAAAGAACACTTACAAAAAAACTACCGTAAGTTTCATCCAAGAGCTTAA